One region of Myxococcus stipitatus genomic DNA includes:
- a CDS encoding choice-of-anchor X domain-containing protein → MTQWFPKKALGLKWAWSGVLAATLCVGCGGGEAQEAGAPRGEQSQAATAEPVPADRPVPLVQSLDVVPLDDTIGSLTKSLVRARLAQGQEKQFKEVPAVSDSDKPIALRDDGTDGDEKAGDGVFSAIAEVDLVNHLKTQERITQVQQRQPDVPLTFAVINNREVVEERKVVALSPDIFKPGRTIPLTPVGLLSDVTPNKSLIITHPNVINDPTRTYDPCTNSGNPNGVWTFNHLMTEMAGGFTSPSNLTLGWLNKWSTAQVINGWTVNSRTAVNSKIITPWPKIGGQLDMTKAGFKLVAIVNRLDLGKGAGTGGYGGSSGGGELRFVFAGVDRSAGCAVRELLVIFEYNVPKTSCTAVRTWAQQWLALSNPGLILGSPAYNAALEALTEQVVVAGADPSKPHGNAINQIRTNDFMLASPWELREFHLNPGPAFLTETETVLTPGDTRNNQPIFRDFVNTNEAAILANTYSVPPTFLSQNFLGANPRIPLPGTTFWKATGILNNNARHKFSLNTCNGCHARETSTPDFTHISETGVLSPFLATGMANPLTPFNVVDPVSGTVRPFFEIRDRAQHLDSVANQSCLTRVFDVRLLAVH, encoded by the coding sequence ATGACGCAGTGGTTCCCGAAGAAGGCCCTGGGCCTGAAGTGGGCGTGGTCTGGTGTGCTCGCGGCGACGTTGTGCGTGGGTTGTGGTGGTGGCGAGGCGCAGGAGGCGGGCGCGCCACGCGGGGAGCAGTCCCAGGCGGCGACGGCCGAGCCGGTGCCCGCGGACCGGCCGGTGCCGCTCGTCCAGTCACTCGACGTGGTGCCGTTGGACGACACCATCGGTTCGCTGACCAAGAGCCTGGTCCGCGCGCGGCTGGCGCAGGGGCAGGAGAAGCAATTCAAGGAGGTCCCCGCCGTCTCGGACAGCGACAAGCCCATCGCCCTGCGTGACGACGGCACGGACGGCGACGAGAAGGCGGGCGACGGGGTCTTCTCCGCCATCGCCGAGGTCGACCTCGTCAACCACCTGAAGACGCAGGAGCGCATCACCCAGGTCCAGCAGCGTCAGCCGGACGTGCCGCTCACCTTCGCCGTCATCAACAACCGCGAGGTGGTGGAGGAGCGGAAGGTCGTCGCGCTGTCGCCGGACATCTTCAAGCCGGGGCGGACCATCCCGTTGACGCCGGTGGGCCTGCTCTCCGACGTGACGCCCAACAAGTCGCTCATCATCACCCACCCCAACGTCATCAACGACCCGACGCGCACGTATGATCCGTGCACCAATTCGGGCAACCCGAACGGCGTCTGGACGTTCAACCACCTGATGACGGAGATGGCGGGCGGCTTCACCTCGCCGTCGAACCTCACGCTGGGGTGGCTGAACAAGTGGAGCACCGCGCAGGTCATCAACGGCTGGACGGTGAACTCCCGCACCGCGGTGAACTCGAAGATCATCACCCCGTGGCCGAAGATCGGCGGCCAGCTGGACATGACGAAGGCGGGCTTCAAGCTGGTGGCCATCGTCAACCGCCTGGACCTGGGCAAGGGCGCCGGGACGGGGGGCTACGGCGGCTCCAGCGGCGGCGGCGAGCTGCGCTTCGTGTTCGCGGGCGTGGACCGCAGCGCGGGCTGCGCCGTGCGCGAGCTGCTGGTCATCTTCGAGTACAACGTCCCCAAGACGAGCTGCACGGCGGTGCGCACGTGGGCGCAGCAATGGCTGGCGCTGTCCAACCCGGGGCTGATCCTCGGCAGCCCGGCCTACAACGCGGCGCTGGAGGCCCTCACCGAGCAGGTCGTGGTCGCGGGCGCGGACCCGTCCAAGCCCCACGGCAACGCCATCAACCAGATCCGCACCAACGACTTCATGCTCGCCTCGCCGTGGGAGCTGCGGGAGTTCCACCTGAATCCGGGCCCCGCCTTCCTCACGGAGACGGAGACGGTGCTGACGCCGGGGGACACGCGCAACAACCAGCCCATCTTCCGCGACTTCGTGAACACCAACGAGGCGGCCATCCTCGCCAACACGTACTCCGTGCCGCCCACCTTCCTCTCCCAGAACTTCCTCGGCGCCAACCCCCGCATCCCGCTGCCGGGCACCACCTTCTGGAAGGCCACGGGCATCCTCAACAACAACGCGCGCCACAAGTTCTCGCTCAACACCTGCAATGGCTGCCACGCGCGCGAGACGAGCACCCCGGACTTCACGCACATCAGCGAGACGGGCGTGCTGTCGCCCTTCCTGGCCACCGGCATGGCCAACCCGCTGACGCCCTTCAACGTCGTGGACCCGGTCTCCGGCACCGTCCGCCCGTTCTTCGAGATTCGCGACCGCGCCCAGCACCTGGACTCGGTGGCGAACCAGTCCTGCCTCACGCGCGTGTTCGACGTGCGGCTGCTGGCCGTGCACTGA
- a CDS encoding cysteine synthase A: MAPRIGSLWDAVGNTPLLRIGSLSRLTGHEILGKAEFMNPGGSIKDRAAKGIIQRAEAQGLLKPGGTIVEGTAGNTGIGLGLLGRERGYRVVVTMPDNQAREKYEYLEAMGVEVRKVPVVPFANPGHFFHQARLLSEQHGWFWANQFENTANGDFHYETTGPEIWEQCEGRVDVLVASVGSGGTMSGVSRYLKERNPAVRVVLVDPPGSGLYTQVKEGRLEGPGSSITEGIGIMRLTANFLAARVDDAMRLGDQEMLEMLYHLAREDALVVGTSAALNARAAYELARRLPGKGQRIVTLLCDHGSRYASKVFNADFLASKQLQVRPLPVDVPVR; encoded by the coding sequence TCTGGGACGCGGTGGGGAACACCCCGCTGTTGCGCATCGGCTCGCTCAGCCGGCTCACCGGTCATGAAATCCTGGGCAAGGCCGAATTCATGAACCCGGGCGGCAGCATCAAGGATCGCGCCGCCAAGGGCATCATCCAGCGCGCGGAGGCGCAGGGCCTGCTCAAGCCCGGCGGCACCATCGTCGAGGGCACCGCGGGCAACACCGGCATCGGCCTGGGGCTCTTGGGCCGCGAGCGCGGCTACCGCGTGGTCGTGACGATGCCGGACAACCAGGCGCGCGAGAAGTACGAGTACCTGGAGGCCATGGGCGTGGAGGTCCGCAAGGTGCCCGTGGTGCCCTTCGCCAACCCGGGCCACTTCTTCCACCAGGCGCGCCTGTTGTCGGAGCAGCACGGCTGGTTCTGGGCCAACCAGTTCGAAAACACGGCCAACGGCGACTTCCACTACGAGACGACCGGCCCCGAAATCTGGGAGCAGTGCGAGGGCCGCGTGGACGTGCTCGTCGCCTCCGTGGGCAGCGGCGGGACGATGTCCGGCGTGAGCCGCTACCTCAAGGAGCGCAACCCCGCGGTGCGCGTGGTGCTGGTGGACCCGCCCGGCTCCGGCCTCTACACGCAGGTGAAGGAGGGGCGGCTGGAGGGCCCGGGCTCCTCGATCACGGAGGGCATCGGCATCATGCGGCTCACCGCCAACTTCCTCGCCGCGCGCGTGGACGACGCCATGCGCCTGGGGGACCAGGAGATGCTGGAGATGCTCTACCACCTGGCGCGCGAGGACGCGCTCGTGGTGGGCACCTCCGCCGCCCTCAACGCCCGCGCGGCGTATGAGCTGGCGCGCCGGCTGCCCGGCAAGGGGCAGCGCATCGTCACGCTCCTGTGCGACCACGGCAGCCGCTACGCCTCCAAGGTCTTCAACGCGGACTTCCTCGCCTCCAAGCAGCTCCAGGTGCGGCCCCTGCCGGTGGACGTCCCCGTCCGCTGA